The sequence below is a genomic window from Methylotuvimicrobium alcaliphilum 20Z.
TTTAAACCAGCGAGGCAAAAAAATTACGATAAATAAGCCGATGATAGCGGCGATCGGTATCGGGCCGATTTCAAGTATCGCCAAAAAAATCATTAACAAAGCGTATTTCAAGCGTATGAAAAAATTCATGGCATCGTCTGTTAGTTTTGTTAATGCAAGTTAATCGTAATGAATTTCCTCGCCGGGAAAAGCGAATTTCTATTTTTGAAAATGGTGAGTAGGGCAGTGATCCTTGCGCAAGCTAATAATCGGCCAATTCGATTGCTCCGCATAGGCTTTGAGTTTTTCGTCGGGGTCGACCGCAACCGGGTTTTGCACTCGATTCAACAAAGGCAAGTCGTTGTGCGAATCGCTGTAAAACCAACTGTTTGCAAGCGTTTCTTCCGAGGATGTCAGCCAGTCTTCCAGTAAAGCTACCTTGCCGGCTTGAAAGCAAGGCGTGCCGCTGAAATTGCCGGTATATCGGCCGTCTATGAATTCCGGGGTCGTCGCCAACAAGTGTTCGATACCGTAAAGCTTGACGATCGGCTCGGTGACGAAGCGATTGGTTGCGGTAATCACCATCAATGTATCGCCTTTGGCTTTGTGTTTGTCAATTAAAGCTTGAGCCGGTTTGAGCATTAACGGTTTAATGATTTCTTCGATAAATTGTTCGCGCCATTCAAACAGTTGCCTAGGAGCATGCTCAGATAAGGGTTTTAGTGAAAAGTTAAGAAATTCCACGATATCCAGGCAGCCTTGTTTGTAATCGTCATAAAATTTGGCATTGGCCGCTTCATATTGGGCTTTGTCGACAATGCCTCGGTCGACTAAAAATTGCCCCCATAAATAATCGCTGTCATCGGCGATTAAGGTGTTATCTAAATCGAAGATCGCTAAACTCACTGCTGTAACCTATTGAAAAGTTTTAAAGGGCATCGCGCTATAGCCTTGTTGATTGTTTTGTGGAACAATATCGCAATATTTTAAATCCCTGGTTCACTGGGCCATTCTATCACTTAGAAAAATGACGCTGTAGTTCTCTCCGAATTTTTGTTTTTGCCCACTAAGGTCGAAAAAAGGGTTCGTTAGCGATTTACAGTTTATCCTTTCAGTAGAGAAGGCGTGGGCATCAGGCTTATATTGACAGGTTTTAACATGATTGACTCAAAAGGATACCGACCCAATGTCGGCATCATCCTTTGCAATGACGAGGGTCGCGTGTTTTGGGCTAAGCGTACGGGCGCTAATTCATGGCAGTTTCCGCAAGGAGGCATCAATGAAGGCGAGGACCCGGAGCAGGCGATGTATCGAGAGTTGTGGGAGGAGACGGGTTTGCGTTCCGAACACGTTCAGCTATTGGGCAGGACTCGATATTGGTTACGCTATCAATTGCCGGAACGTTACATGCGCAAAAACTCGTGGCCGTTATGCATAGGGCAAAAACAAATTTGGTTTATACTTCGTTTATTAACGCAAGATACTGACGTGCGCTTCGATTGCGGGGCCAAACCTGAATTCGACGGTTGGCGTTGGGTCGATTATTGGGAGCCGCTCAAGGATGTCGTATATTTCAAACGTAAAGTTTATCGCAGAGCAATGTCCGAGTTAGGCGAGATTTTGTTGGCCGATTCGGTGCCGGTCAAGGCTGACGGCTTCTTAGCTAAGAAATGGCAGCAACATAAAGCTCGGTAATTTAATATTCCGTACAGCTCCGATCGATTTCTTGCAAGATGCCCGGCAGGCGCTGAACTTGGGTGGTGATCCGGCCGTCCGGATGCAACTCAATGGTACGATAGCCCGGCATCAGGTCGTCTAACGTAAATCGCGAGCATAGCGGTTTGAATTGGAAGCAAGTCGATGGCGTCCCCAATATTCTTAGCAAGTTCAAGTATATATCCATTTCTTGATGAATATGCCCGGTCGTGATGCCCCTTATTTGCGGATAGCGGCTCGAAATCTCTAAAAACTCGTCGCTGTTTTTGATGATCATCGTGTCCATCCAGCTACTTCGAGTCGGCACGCAGTGGTGATGAACCGCAATCAACGTAAAAAGATTCGGTTTTTTTTCTAGCGCATCTTCAATAAACCTCAATTCGTTTTCACTGAGGCTACCCTCGGCTTTCCCGGGTATCTGGCTATTCAGGCAAAGCACTTGCCAATGCTCGAATTCGATATGTTTCTTACAGCTGATGTTGTCTTGGTTTAGCCATTGCTGCATTAAGGCATAATCGTCGTGATTGCCCGGAAGGCATAGTGTGTCAATTGCTAATGTGTGTAGTCGACCGAAAATTCTTTGATAAGCTTCAGAGCAGGGGTCCTGAGTTAAATCGCCGGTAACTAATATCAAATCGTAATGCGTGTTCGTTTGCCGTACATGTTGCAATACGGCCTCGAAATAAAATTCGGTGTCGACTCCTAGCATTTTTTCGCCGGGGCTCGGAAGAATATGCAGGTCGGTTAATTGTAATAGCGATAACGTGCCTTGAGTGCTCATGGATATTAATTCAGATGGATTTGCACAATATTTTAGACTTACGCTGTGGATTGTAGATCGATTTCAGCTGTTCAGGCAGCGTTTCGATTGCGCTTGGTGCAAATCCGCGCTCTAAGAACCAATGGCTGGTTTGTGTCGTGAGCGCAAAAATTTGCTGCATGCCTAGCATTTTAGCTTTATGTTGCAGATGCTCCAATAATCGACCGGCTCTGGCAGAGCCTCGGTAGTCGGGATGTACGGCCAGACAGGCGATCATGCCGGCGTGTTCGTTTTCGATCGAATGCAGTGCGGTACAGCCGATAATTAGACCGTCCCGTTCGATAATAATATAGTCTCCGATCTCCATTTCCAGTTTTTCCCGCGAGCGCTTCACTAGGATGCCTTGTTCTTCCAAAGGTATGATGAGCTCTAAGATGCCGCCGATATCGTTTAATGTCGCTGGGCGCAGTTCTTCATAGGGTGTTGAGCTAATTAATGTGCCCGTGCCGTCTCGGCTGAATAATTCCAAAAGCAGACCGCCGTCTTGATGGCGATTAACAAGATGCACACGTTCAACGCCGGATTGGCAGCCATGGATCGCGGCTTGTAAAGGCAGGCTAATTGATTGTTCTATGTCCGGAAAGCGATTAATAAATTGTTGGGTTTCGACAGTTGTCATTTGCTGAATCTTGTCGCCGCTTTCAGGATGATTGATGCTTTGTTCGGTGAGCAATAACAGTTTTTCTGCTTTTAAGGCGATCGCAATTTCGGTGGCTACTTTTTCTGCCGACAAATTGAATGCCTCGCCGCTCGGCGAATAACCGACCGGCGAGATTAAAACAACGGAATTCATGTCCAGTTGTTGATGGATGGCTTGGCTATCGATTCTGCGTACTTCGCCGGTATGGCCGTAATCGACGCCGTCGATGACGCCGATCGGTTTGGCAATGACGAAATTACCCGATACGACGCGTATTTTGGCGCCGGCCATCGGCGAGTTGGCCAGTCCCATCGATAAGAGAGCTTCGGTTTCGACCCGGACGAGGCCGGC
It includes:
- a CDS encoding histidinol-phosphatase, with product MSLAIFDLDNTLIADDSDYLWGQFLVDRGIVDKAQYEAANAKFYDDYKQGCLDIVEFLNFSLKPLSEHAPRQLFEWREQFIEEIIKPLMLKPAQALIDKHKAKGDTLMVITATNRFVTEPIVKLYGIEHLLATTPEFIDGRYTGNFSGTPCFQAGKVALLEDWLTSSEETLANSWFYSDSHNDLPLLNRVQNPVAVDPDEKLKAYAEQSNWPIISLRKDHCPTHHFQK
- a CDS encoding RNA pyrophosphohydrolase — protein: MIDSKGYRPNVGIILCNDEGRVFWAKRTGANSWQFPQGGINEGEDPEQAMYRELWEETGLRSEHVQLLGRTRYWLRYQLPERYMRKNSWPLCIGQKQIWFILRLLTQDTDVRFDCGAKPEFDGWRWVDYWEPLKDVVYFKRKVYRRAMSELGEILLADSVPVKADGFLAKKWQQHKAR
- the cpdA gene encoding 3',5'-cyclic-AMP phosphodiesterase; the encoded protein is MSTQGTLSLLQLTDLHILPSPGEKMLGVDTEFYFEAVLQHVRQTNTHYDLILVTGDLTQDPCSEAYQRIFGRLHTLAIDTLCLPGNHDDYALMQQWLNQDNISCKKHIEFEHWQVLCLNSQIPGKAEGSLSENELRFIEDALEKKPNLFTLIAVHHHCVPTRSSWMDTMIIKNSDEFLEISSRYPQIRGITTGHIHQEMDIYLNLLRILGTPSTCFQFKPLCSRFTLDDLMPGYRTIELHPDGRITTQVQRLPGILQEIDRSCTEY
- the argA gene encoding amino-acid N-acetyltransferase; the encoded protein is MTDSNLPASSLNHDFVNWFRDSSPYIHAHRNRTFVVSFGGEAVYDSGFAHHVHDFALLNSLGIRLVLVHGIRPQIDTCLRKQNIAPRFHKNLRVTDELALQCVKEAAGLVRVETEALLSMGLANSPMAGAKIRVVSGNFVIAKPIGVIDGVDYGHTGEVRRIDSQAIHQQLDMNSVVLISPVGYSPSGEAFNLSAEKVATEIAIALKAEKLLLLTEQSINHPESGDKIQQMTTVETQQFINRFPDIEQSISLPLQAAIHGCQSGVERVHLVNRHQDGGLLLELFSRDGTGTLISSTPYEELRPATLNDIGGILELIIPLEEQGILVKRSREKLEMEIGDYIIIERDGLIIGCTALHSIENEHAGMIACLAVHPDYRGSARAGRLLEHLQHKAKMLGMQQIFALTTQTSHWFLERGFAPSAIETLPEQLKSIYNPQRKSKILCKSI